AGGTGGACTTCGTGAAAAAGGCCAACACATGGCAGTGTAAAGTTTGCCGGCAAAACCAAAATTTGCTTAAAGAGTTCTTTCGAGGATCGGCAGCAGAATGCCGGGTTAAGGTGCAGCATCTCAATTTGAAGCGCGGAATGCAGGAGGATAGACTGAATGGTTTATTTCTCACGGCAAAGGAGCAGCTCCAAGCGGAGGAAGACTGTCTGGAAAACGACGAAAACACTACACCTcagaaaaatgtaaataaatgggCAAACTACGTAGACGAACCACTTGAAAAGTCTGCAGTGGAACCCAGGATAACCGAAGAAATGTCCGACGAAATTTCGATGGACTTTAGGAAAACCAGGCGCACAGAAGCACGGTCCTTCAAACGTTCTGCTGAAAATATGCCGTCAGCAAATAAGAAAAGTTGCTCTAGATGGagcgattttttataagtcttaaaaaaatatatatacctcATGAAGAGGAgtaaaattctttaaaaatgtaattgttGGTAGATGCTGACTTTCTTTATATTCTGACATCTAATATATTAAGATTTATGTATTCAGCGAATAATATTCCCAGTATTCGGTTATCTTTAGAAGATTAATATCAGCTTTGTAAATGGATTAACCTATctttattgaaaaaaaataatttcattataaTTGTTCAATACGTTTTATTAAAATCCGCTTCGTTCTTGTATTTGTGTAAATGAGTGTGAGGGCCAAAATGTTCACATTCAAACTGAATTACATTGCCTTGCCTTGCACTAATGCTAGAAAAATACAAGTTTTATGATCCGCTAAATATGGTTAGTTAAAGTTCGTGTATTGGGGATTAGCTAATCGCCAATTGGGCAACATGTTGGACATGCTTAGCTCCTTGTGCCCAAATTGGTTTGAATACTCGTGTACAGATAAGAGTTGGTTATAGTTAAGTGGCGCTTGGACGCGCATTTATCTTGAGAGAAATTGTAATTTTAGTAGCCGACTACGTGTATATAATCTATTCCCGCCGCTTAGGCACTGGCAGGAGTGCCTCCGGCACCCTCCTTCTTGGCCACCTTCTCATCAGAGCCGGTATCATCGATGTCATTGGACTCCGTTTCCGTGCCGGGGGGACCACCAGCCTTGCCCGATGACCTACGTCGCTTGCGGTTGACGCGCCATGGACGCATGGGAAACTTCATGGCCGGCAGCGGCTCCATGCCGAGCACTTTGTATATCTGGCGGAAGGCAATGTAGCGCAGGAAGAGCTGTGCGGACACAGTGAGATCCTCGCGCTCCTGTTTGGTCAAGTCGAGAAGAGCGTCTGTGGGGTCCTTCTCGCAGGGATCCAGCAGGCCCGGGCCGTTAATTAGAAAGCCCGAAGATAAGGCC
This portion of the Drosophila santomea strain STO CAGO 1482 chromosome 3L, Prin_Dsan_1.1, whole genome shotgun sequence genome encodes:
- the LOC120450583 gene encoding MRN complex-interacting protein, which translates into the protein MPQQIRVVQCIQCKMYQVDFVKKANTWQCKVCRQNQNLLKEFFRGSAAECRVKVQHLNLKRGMQEDRLNGLFLTAKEQLQAEEDCLENDENTTPQKNVNKWANYVDEPLEKSAVEPRITEEMSDEISMDFRKTRRTEARSFKRSAENMPSANKKSCSRWSDFL